The following proteins are co-located in the Falsibacillus pallidus genome:
- a CDS encoding ABC transporter ATP-binding protein, with translation MSTICKVENLRLKYPGNEGLVFKDFTLPINQGEKVLLIGPSGCGKSTLLQVMAGIIPHSYEIPMKAETIQTPESWGYIFQDPDSQFCMPYADEELAFVLENLNVQPETMQQRIHELLNSVGLSLNDIHHEINSMSGGMKQRLAIASALALEPEVLFLDEPTAMLDQQGTEDIWKTIHNAAVGKTMVIVEHRLEHVWDLVDRVIMLSDDGTIAAEGPPHSLLLDHKETMMEQGIWYPGAWSDYLSEKEKSSHLPANKEVISLNEFRGFYGKEERISIPHASVMKGDWISIIGKNGAGKSTLLHSLMKLIPTKGKYMINGKAAGKTDDLTQDITFVFQNPEHQFVSHTVYDEIAYTLRVRGEAEEEVKERVEEMLDMFHLNGCRSQHPYQLSMGQKRRLSVAAAIVSQPGIVLLDEPTFGQDAKNTFAILEMMEHWRRQGTTIMMITHEPEIIENYSTKVWEIKDGELVKEDVHLNLIDPSEVIYHA, from the coding sequence ATGAGCACCATTTGCAAAGTGGAAAACTTACGGCTGAAATATCCCGGAAATGAAGGACTTGTTTTTAAGGATTTCACTCTTCCAATCAATCAAGGAGAAAAGGTGCTGCTTATTGGACCGTCGGGGTGCGGGAAATCAACTCTGCTTCAGGTGATGGCCGGGATAATTCCGCACTCTTATGAAATTCCCATGAAAGCAGAAACCATTCAAACGCCGGAATCATGGGGATATATCTTTCAAGATCCTGATTCGCAGTTTTGTATGCCATATGCAGATGAGGAACTCGCTTTTGTTCTTGAAAACTTAAATGTACAGCCTGAAACCATGCAGCAGCGCATCCATGAACTTTTAAACAGCGTTGGCCTTTCCTTGAACGATATCCATCATGAAATCAACAGCATGTCCGGGGGGATGAAGCAGCGACTGGCTATAGCTTCTGCACTTGCTTTGGAACCGGAAGTCCTGTTCCTCGACGAACCGACGGCGATGCTCGATCAACAAGGAACGGAGGACATTTGGAAAACCATCCATAACGCAGCTGTCGGTAAAACGATGGTGATTGTTGAACATAGGCTGGAGCATGTTTGGGATCTGGTGGACAGGGTCATCATGCTTAGCGATGATGGAACAATCGCTGCTGAAGGCCCGCCGCATTCCCTTCTACTTGATCATAAGGAAACCATGATGGAGCAAGGGATCTGGTATCCGGGGGCATGGAGCGATTATTTGAGTGAAAAAGAGAAATCATCGCATCTTCCAGCAAATAAAGAAGTGATTTCTTTAAATGAGTTTCGAGGCTTTTATGGGAAAGAAGAGCGTATCTCCATCCCGCATGCCTCTGTGATGAAAGGCGATTGGATTAGTATCATCGGCAAAAATGGTGCGGGTAAAAGTACTCTCCTTCACAGTTTAATGAAGCTCATCCCCACCAAAGGAAAGTACATGATCAATGGAAAGGCTGCAGGGAAAACGGATGACTTAACACAAGATATCACCTTTGTATTTCAAAACCCGGAACATCAATTTGTCAGCCATACGGTCTATGACGAAATTGCCTACACCCTCCGAGTTAGAGGCGAGGCAGAAGAAGAAGTGAAGGAAAGGGTAGAAGAAATGCTCGACATGTTCCATTTGAATGGATGCCGCAGCCAGCATCCATATCAGCTTTCCATGGGGCAGAAAAGAAGATTGAGTGTTGCAGCGGCCATTGTCTCACAGCCTGGCATTGTCCTTTTAGATGAGCCGACATTCGGACAGGATGCCAAAAATACATTTGCCATCCTGGAAATGATGGAGCATTGGAGAAGACAGGGGACCACAATCATGATGATTACCCACGAACCGGAAATTATAGAGAACTATTCTACAAAGGTATGGGAGATTAAGGACGGAGAGCTTGTAAAAGAAGATGTACACTTGAATTTGATTGATCCATCTGAGGTGATTTACCATGCATAG
- the tenA gene encoding thiaminase II, protein MSFSKECRQAANEIWEASFRHAFVRELGEGSLSREKFRFYVMQDAYYLSHFARVQSFGAAKALDMETTSRMAAHAQSTAEAELSLHSKFSTLMGITEEERASFKPAPTAYAYTSHMYRAASLGGLGEIIAALLPCYWLYYEIGERLKDCKPEDSIYQEWIAAYGGEWFRTLVEEQIHRLDVLAEEATEKQRAQMKELFIISSQYELQFWEMAYTKEKWQSNTPSNTPGDRHATEFVDLCEKEGVR, encoded by the coding sequence ATGTCATTTTCAAAAGAATGCCGACAAGCGGCTAATGAAATTTGGGAAGCGAGCTTCCGCCATGCATTTGTGCGTGAGCTGGGAGAAGGAAGTTTATCCAGAGAGAAATTCCGGTTTTATGTGATGCAGGATGCATATTACCTAAGCCATTTCGCACGCGTCCAATCATTCGGTGCTGCAAAAGCATTGGATATGGAAACGACGAGCCGAATGGCCGCTCATGCCCAAAGCACAGCTGAGGCGGAGTTGAGCCTTCACAGCAAATTTTCAACACTGATGGGCATTACAGAAGAAGAGCGGGCATCGTTCAAGCCGGCGCCAACAGCCTATGCTTATACATCACATATGTACAGAGCGGCCAGCCTTGGAGGATTAGGAGAAATCATCGCTGCATTGCTGCCGTGCTACTGGCTTTACTATGAAATCGGGGAGAGGCTGAAAGACTGCAAACCGGAAGACTCCATCTATCAGGAATGGATTGCAGCCTATGGCGGCGAGTGGTTCCGAACGCTTGTGGAAGAACAGATCCACCGCCTTGATGTGTTGGCAGAAGAAGCAACTGAAAAGCAGAGGGCGCAAATGAAAGAACTATTCATTATCAGCAGCCAATACGAACTGCAATTCTGGGAAATGGCCTACACGAAGGAGAAGTGGCAAAGTAACACTCCAAGTAACACTCCAGGTGACAGGCATGCCACGGAATTTGTCGATTTATGCGAGAAGGAGGGAGTACGATGA
- a CDS encoding ECF transporter S component has product MSRSQNGLKLTDVLVTIVVAIVFGLIYKVWGPLYSFAATLGLHIDQLIYGMWFMAGTVAYLLIRKPGLALLAEIAAASGEFLTGSQWGLEVLIYGVIQGLLAELVFLLFRYKRYDILVVSLASIGSAAGSIAMDWYKGYIGDLAPWNLTLYLVARLIGSVLISGVFAYYLVKALEQTGVTGMLRPISKKEYDSLDQ; this is encoded by the coding sequence ATGAGCAGAAGTCAGAATGGACTGAAGTTGACGGATGTTTTGGTGACGATTGTGGTGGCAATCGTGTTTGGTTTGATTTACAAGGTGTGGGGGCCGCTGTATAGTTTTGCGGCTACCCTTGGCCTTCATATTGATCAGTTGATCTACGGCATGTGGTTTATGGCCGGGACGGTCGCTTATCTTTTGATTCGAAAGCCTGGGCTTGCTCTATTGGCAGAGATTGCTGCCGCCAGCGGTGAATTCCTGACTGGTTCCCAATGGGGACTCGAGGTGCTCATATACGGCGTGATTCAAGGCTTGCTTGCAGAGCTTGTTTTCTTGTTATTCCGCTATAAACGATACGACATTTTGGTAGTGTCGCTCGCTTCTATAGGATCTGCAGCGGGTTCCATCGCCATGGACTGGTACAAAGGGTACATTGGAGATTTGGCCCCGTGGAATCTCACCTTATATCTTGTCGCAAGGCTCATTGGATCCGTCCTGATTTCCGGCGTCTTTGCCTACTATTTGGTGAAGGCTCTAGAGCAGACAGGTGTGACCGGCATGCTAAGGCCAATCTCCAAAAAGGAATACGATTCTCTTGATCAATGA
- a CDS encoding cysteine hydrolase family protein, whose product MKKASAALLIIDMINKMDFEGGENLLKYTLPMTDHLMELKKRVKEKGLPVIYVNDNFGQWQDNASEIIKECRRSPGSPIVEKVEPDDDDFFIIKPKHSAFFGTQLEILLNQMGVEKLILTGVAGDMCVLFTANDAYMREYDLWVPEDCIASESKKANEHALQIIRRSVFADTTPSRELDLSEFTK is encoded by the coding sequence ATGAAAAAGGCTTCTGCAGCTTTATTGATTATCGACATGATCAATAAAATGGACTTCGAGGGAGGAGAAAACTTATTAAAATATACACTCCCGATGACTGACCATCTCATGGAACTTAAGAAAAGGGTCAAGGAAAAAGGACTCCCGGTCATTTATGTCAATGATAATTTTGGCCAGTGGCAGGATAATGCCTCTGAAATCATCAAAGAATGCCGCCGCAGCCCGGGCAGCCCGATTGTGGAAAAAGTAGAGCCGGATGACGATGATTTTTTTATCATTAAGCCGAAGCATTCCGCTTTTTTTGGAACCCAGCTTGAAATTCTTTTGAATCAAATGGGTGTAGAAAAGTTGATTTTGACTGGCGTTGCGGGAGATATGTGCGTTCTTTTCACCGCAAATGATGCCTACATGCGCGAGTATGACCTTTGGGTTCCGGAGGATTGCATTGCCTCGGAGAGCAAAAAGGCGAATGAGCATGCGCTGCAGATTATCAGGCGTTCGGTCTTTGCTGATACCACCCCATCGAGGGAATTGGACCTTTCAGAATTCACGAAATGA
- a CDS encoding sporulation protein has protein sequence MLFHERLLKNKIGMPKACLYLDNDVYSKGGCINGQIEVKGGSAKKKIKRYDIDLISIDQFQKKEETINSRSVFCSHDCSPNKTGTFSFVLNIPDNIEKAAETKKFCVLIRVVLENAHSIIQKYPIHINQLVD, from the coding sequence ATGCTATTTCATGAACGATTATTAAAAAATAAAATCGGCATGCCAAAGGCTTGCTTGTATTTAGATAACGACGTTTATTCCAAAGGCGGCTGCATCAACGGCCAAATTGAAGTAAAAGGCGGCAGCGCGAAAAAGAAAATCAAGCGCTACGACATCGATCTAATCAGCATCGATCAGTTTCAAAAGAAGGAAGAAACGATTAACAGCCGATCCGTTTTTTGTTCACATGACTGCTCGCCAAACAAAACTGGCACATTTTCATTTGTTTTGAACATTCCGGATAATATCGAAAAAGCAGCCGAGACCAAAAAGTTTTGTGTACTCATCAGAGTCGTGCTGGAAAATGCGCACAGCATTATTCAAAAGTACCCAATTCATATTAATCAATTAGTTGATTAA
- a CDS encoding YnfA family protein, with the protein MTIVLFILAGLAEIGGGYLVWLWLREGQTFWYGILGSLILVIYGVIPTLQSFPSFGRVYAAYGGVFIILSVLWGWGIDKKTPDTFDWIGSVICIIGVGVMLWWPRG; encoded by the coding sequence ATGACTATAGTCTTGTTCATTCTTGCCGGGCTGGCTGAAATTGGCGGCGGCTATCTTGTCTGGCTTTGGCTGCGTGAAGGCCAGACATTCTGGTATGGAATTCTCGGCAGCTTGATCCTTGTTATATATGGCGTCATCCCGACGCTTCAGAGCTTCCCTTCGTTCGGCAGGGTTTATGCTGCTTATGGTGGAGTGTTTATCATCCTTTCTGTTCTTTGGGGCTGGGGAATTGATAAAAAAACCCCGGATACATTCGACTGGATCGGCTCTGTCATCTGCATCATCGGAGTGGGCGTCATGCTTTGGTGGCCAAGAGGATAA
- a CDS encoding MATE family efflux transporter, which yields MIGGSPEEKPIWRVMVVFLVPLLLSNALQSIGQLVGSIVVGRYLGVNALAAISAFFPLFFLLVSFAIGLGSGSSILVGQAYGAKNEERLKAIVGTTLTSTFLLGLVLAVLGSIFAWDILRIMGTPDNIIEVTVHYSRILFWSMPIMFMYFVYTTFMRGTGDSKTPFYSLIVSTALNIVLLPVLIFGWLGLPELGIYGAAYASVISTILTFFLLLLYLKMVKHPLQFDASVRKHLKIDWKLMKLLLRLGVPASVNMILLSLSEIAVIAFVNAYGSDATAAYGAVNQVASYVQMPAISLGIAVSIFAAQAIGGNRFDRLQKVIKSGIILNYIMGGVLIILVYLFSKSILALFITNQHTLDIAEGLLVITLWSYLIFGHAQIITASMRASGTVLWPTVFSIVSIWAVEVPVAYLLSHYTDLGINGIWLGYPAAFIVSLILQYGYYQLFWKKRKIERLID from the coding sequence ATGATAGGAGGAAGTCCGGAAGAGAAGCCGATTTGGCGGGTCATGGTCGTTTTTCTTGTGCCGCTGCTGCTCAGCAATGCGCTTCAATCCATTGGACAGCTGGTAGGGAGCATCGTGGTGGGAAGATATCTGGGAGTCAATGCCCTTGCTGCGATCTCAGCGTTTTTCCCGCTGTTCTTCCTGCTTGTTTCCTTTGCAATCGGACTGGGTTCCGGCAGTTCCATCCTGGTGGGGCAGGCATATGGAGCGAAGAATGAAGAGCGTTTGAAAGCGATCGTCGGCACCACGCTCACATCGACGTTTCTTTTAGGGCTGGTGCTTGCAGTCCTTGGTAGTATATTTGCGTGGGATATTTTAAGGATTATGGGGACGCCAGATAATATTATCGAAGTGACGGTCCATTATTCCAGGATTCTTTTCTGGTCCATGCCGATCATGTTTATGTATTTTGTCTATACCACTTTCATGAGGGGGACCGGGGACTCTAAGACGCCATTTTATTCCTTGATTGTCAGTACGGCATTGAATATTGTCCTGCTTCCGGTCTTGATATTCGGGTGGCTAGGACTCCCTGAGCTTGGGATTTATGGTGCGGCTTATGCTTCGGTCATTTCAACCATATTGACATTTTTCCTTCTGCTGCTTTATTTGAAAATGGTGAAGCACCCGCTTCAATTCGATGCGAGTGTCAGGAAGCACTTAAAGATTGACTGGAAACTTATGAAGCTTCTTTTACGCCTAGGTGTGCCTGCGAGTGTCAATATGATCCTGCTCTCCCTTTCGGAAATTGCCGTCATTGCTTTTGTCAATGCTTACGGATCTGACGCAACGGCAGCCTATGGTGCGGTGAATCAGGTAGCAAGCTACGTCCAGATGCCTGCCATCAGTTTAGGAATCGCTGTATCGATCTTTGCGGCTCAGGCGATTGGTGGAAATCGATTCGATCGTCTCCAGAAAGTGATAAAGAGCGGGATTATCCTGAACTACATCATGGGAGGTGTGCTGATCATCCTGGTCTATTTATTTTCCAAAAGCATTCTTGCTTTGTTCATCACCAATCAGCATACGCTTGATATAGCGGAGGGGCTTTTGGTCATCACATTATGGAGCTACTTGATTTTTGGCCATGCCCAGATCATTACTGCTTCGATGAGGGCAAGCGGCACGGTTTTGTGGCCGACGGTTTTCAGCATTGTTTCCATTTGGGCAGTGGAGGTGCCGGTAGCTTATCTGCTTTCTCACTACACAGACTTAGGCATCAACGGCATTTGGCTCGGCTATCCTGCAGCCTTCATAGTCAGCTTGATTCTGCAGTACGGATATTACCAGCTTTTCTGGAAAAAGAGAAAAATCGAGAGGCTCATCGATTAA
- a CDS encoding energy-coupling factor transporter transmembrane component T family protein, translated as MHRSFRYQETWLHKVNPSLKLLSLLILFLAALFINNPNVLVNFAILLTIILFAFSGHPFKRVFWIAFPFFFISLTTAIPMILFGTGEEQWIHWGIIQVSKESFIRGLHIGLRAFAFSLLGLLFSLTTRPVYLFYSLMQQLKLSPKYAYSFMAGIRLIPIMIAEFQTIRSALKVRGIQKRSGLKGVYHMMQTYSIALLSQSIRRAHRMAVAMEAKRFKSSAQRTFYYQLGFSYLDWLWIGLVILMVPAIYLTGMHFPYIPITDVRG; from the coding sequence ATGCATAGGTCTTTTCGATATCAGGAAACGTGGCTTCATAAAGTCAACCCATCCTTAAAGCTGCTCAGTCTCTTGATTCTATTTTTGGCAGCCTTATTCATCAACAACCCTAATGTTCTCGTGAATTTCGCCATCTTATTGACCATCATTCTGTTTGCGTTTTCTGGCCACCCATTCAAAAGAGTATTCTGGATTGCCTTTCCGTTTTTCTTCATTTCCCTGACAACCGCAATTCCGATGATTTTATTCGGGACCGGAGAAGAACAATGGATTCATTGGGGAATCATCCAGGTTTCAAAAGAAAGCTTTATCAGGGGCTTGCATATCGGATTGAGGGCTTTCGCGTTTTCCCTTTTGGGCCTTTTATTCAGTCTGACCACCAGACCGGTCTATTTGTTCTACTCACTGATGCAGCAGCTGAAGCTCAGCCCGAAATACGCGTACAGCTTCATGGCAGGCATCCGATTGATTCCGATTATGATTGCAGAATTCCAAACCATCCGCTCCGCCCTTAAAGTCAGGGGCATACAGAAAAGGAGTGGGCTGAAAGGCGTCTATCACATGATGCAGACCTACTCCATTGCATTGCTTTCCCAAAGCATCCGCCGGGCGCATCGTATGGCAGTCGCCATGGAAGCCAAGCGTTTTAAAAGCAGCGCACAAAGGACGTTTTATTACCAATTGGGCTTCAGCTATTTGGATTGGCTATGGATAGGACTGGTGATTTTGATGGTTCCGGCTATTTATCTAACGGGCATGCATTTCCCTTATATTCCGATAACGGATGTAAGAGGATGA
- a CDS encoding copper resistance CopC/CopD family protein: protein MRIHKGRLWLLLLSLLVIFNLLTPKSADAHAVLLSASPSENSTLKTAPDQIILTFNERLESSLYEIKVKDSNGKEADSSKALLSKNHHQMSLKLPPLKNGVYSVTYRATSQDGHPVGSTYVFSIGKPLSDSDKSQILGSTGSSSPFGLVWFFRSIYYVSLLLLTGWLAWRIISPDSFITMPNEKKWLMRMKWFYLYMMIIIGIGPNADVLLSGHSLNVNNLIPFFTGTAFGITWGLSLIISIAGLWIGGKSKWFDGFWILSLLALEGVNGHANTTVPKIFGITFDIVHLGSAAIWTGGLFYILIFWKSHREQAKKFIPRFSQGALASMILLFLTGGILTLMLAGDTSYLTKDLWGILLLSKIGLACVVLIIGAVLRKKVATIQENGFRKWFWADLTLMILITAIVGGLTYTSPLPENKPIEWASTQNGFKVSTNAAPAQPGISSHIQVKIDTPDGRNPNDVQLVLKPLGKEETEPIQVPLKSDKNTGNSFLYSADGIYFPAPGDWQMEIIVYDSKDNYSVFKKEFTLYEINTQ, encoded by the coding sequence AGATCAAATTATTCTTACGTTCAATGAACGGCTAGAAAGCAGCTTATATGAAATTAAAGTGAAGGACTCAAATGGGAAAGAAGCAGATTCCAGCAAGGCATTGCTGAGCAAAAACCATCACCAAATGTCACTCAAGCTGCCTCCATTGAAGAATGGTGTCTACTCAGTGACATATAGGGCCACCTCCCAGGATGGACACCCTGTTGGCTCAACCTATGTATTTTCTATCGGGAAGCCTCTTTCGGATTCCGACAAATCACAGATTCTAGGCAGCACCGGAAGCTCCAGTCCATTCGGGCTCGTCTGGTTTTTCCGCTCCATTTATTACGTAAGCCTCCTCCTGCTTACCGGATGGCTTGCATGGCGGATAATTTCACCTGATTCATTCATAACAATGCCAAACGAAAAAAAATGGCTGATGCGCATGAAATGGTTTTATTTATACATGATGATCATCATCGGAATCGGGCCAAATGCCGATGTACTGTTATCCGGACACTCCCTGAATGTGAACAACCTCATTCCTTTCTTTACTGGTACAGCATTTGGAATCACTTGGGGACTGTCACTTATCATCAGCATTGCAGGATTATGGATTGGCGGAAAATCAAAATGGTTTGACGGCTTCTGGATCCTTTCCCTTTTGGCACTTGAAGGGGTAAACGGACACGCGAATACAACTGTCCCAAAAATATTTGGCATCACTTTTGATATTGTCCACTTAGGTTCAGCAGCCATCTGGACAGGCGGACTATTCTATATCCTGATTTTCTGGAAAAGCCACCGCGAACAAGCGAAGAAATTCATTCCACGTTTTTCTCAAGGTGCGTTAGCAAGCATGATCCTTCTGTTTTTAACAGGCGGAATCCTGACTTTGATGCTCGCAGGAGATACCTCTTATCTCACTAAAGATTTATGGGGAATCCTCTTGCTGTCAAAAATCGGCTTAGCATGCGTTGTCCTTATAATCGGGGCCGTCTTGCGCAAGAAAGTGGCCACGATTCAAGAGAATGGCTTCCGCAAATGGTTCTGGGCAGATCTGACGCTCATGATTCTCATCACTGCCATCGTTGGGGGACTTACATACACAAGCCCTCTTCCAGAAAATAAACCGATAGAGTGGGCAAGCACCCAAAATGGCTTTAAGGTTTCTACAAATGCTGCACCTGCACAGCCGGGGATAAGCAGCCACATCCAAGTGAAGATAGATACTCCCGACGGGCGAAATCCAAATGATGTCCAACTAGTCTTGAAGCCGTTAGGAAAAGAAGAAACGGAACCTATCCAGGTCCCGCTAAAATCTGATAAAAATACAGGAAACTCATTCCTCTATAGTGCTGACGGGATTTACTTCCCAGCACCTGGGGATTGGCAGATGGAAATCATCGTTTACGACAGCAAGGACAACTATTCCGTTTTCAAAAAAGAGTTCACTCTTTATGAAATAAATACTCAATGA
- a CDS encoding flavin reductase family protein, with product MKIETQENIKEIHPKVMYYGTPVVLLNTLNEDGTTNISPISSSWALGKNIILGIGLGGKAIENLERHKECTLNLPDPSLWGKVEKIASYTGKLEVPNFKKEIGFSYMKNKFQAAGLTPFESKTVIPQRIQECPIQIEAKVNHIRIPEYDPFFAIVETEAIHFHASETIIKDENYIDPAKWSPLIYNFRHYFGLGKELGKTFRA from the coding sequence ATGAAAATAGAAACGCAGGAAAACATAAAGGAAATCCATCCGAAAGTCATGTATTATGGAACGCCGGTTGTCTTATTGAATACGCTCAATGAAGATGGCACCACGAATATCAGTCCTATCTCCTCTTCTTGGGCACTAGGGAAAAATATCATTCTTGGAATCGGCCTTGGAGGAAAAGCAATCGAGAATTTGGAAAGACATAAGGAATGCACGCTAAACCTCCCCGATCCTAGTTTGTGGGGGAAAGTTGAAAAAATAGCTTCTTACACTGGGAAATTGGAAGTGCCGAATTTTAAAAAGGAAATTGGTTTTTCTTATATGAAAAACAAGTTCCAAGCTGCGGGACTTACACCTTTTGAATCTAAGACGGTAATTCCTCAACGGATTCAAGAGTGTCCCATCCAGATTGAAGCGAAAGTCAATCATATCCGTATTCCGGAATACGACCCGTTTTTTGCAATCGTTGAAACAGAAGCCATCCATTTTCATGCTTCGGAAACGATTATAAAAGATGAGAATTATATTGATCCTGCAAAATGGAGTCCGCTTATCTATAACTTCCGCCACTACTTTGGGCTTGGTAAAGAACTTGGAAAAACATTTCGCGCATGA
- a CDS encoding ArsR/SmtB family transcription factor — translation MNPNISSVAAAISEPSRAAMLVCLMDGSVHPASELALAAKIKPQTASFHLNKLMESNLICAEKHGRHRYYRLINNEAAEIVEKLLQISPPAPVKSLRQASEKKAIDYARTCYDHLAGHVGVALTTMMIDKGYLKKDDLNFILTPEGEQLFTRMEIDLEEAKKKRRAFAKCCLDWTERRYHLAGSLGHALLEKMFELEWLTRIPGTRAVKVTASGKAGLKEFLSIEL, via the coding sequence ATGAATCCCAATATTTCTTCCGTGGCCGCTGCAATCAGTGAACCTTCAAGAGCTGCCATGCTGGTTTGTCTTATGGATGGCAGTGTTCACCCTGCTAGTGAATTGGCACTTGCAGCTAAAATTAAGCCCCAGACAGCGAGTTTTCATTTGAACAAGTTGATGGAATCCAACTTGATTTGTGCAGAAAAGCATGGCAGACACCGATATTATCGACTAATCAATAATGAAGCAGCTGAAATAGTTGAGAAGCTTTTGCAAATATCCCCTCCTGCTCCCGTCAAATCCCTGCGTCAAGCAAGTGAAAAGAAAGCCATTGACTACGCCCGTACTTGCTATGACCACCTTGCAGGACACGTAGGGGTGGCACTTACCACTATGATGATCGACAAAGGCTATTTAAAAAAAGATGATTTAAACTTCATTTTGACGCCTGAAGGAGAACAACTTTTTACTAGGATGGAGATTGACCTCGAAGAAGCTAAAAAGAAACGAAGGGCTTTTGCAAAATGTTGTTTGGATTGGACAGAACGCAGATACCATTTGGCCGGATCCCTTGGCCATGCACTTTTAGAAAAGATGTTTGAGCTGGAATGGCTGACGCGCATCCCGGGCACCCGCGCGGTTAAAGTGACCGCCAGCGGAAAAGCCGGCCTAAAGGAGTTTCTCTCAATTGAGTTATGA
- a CDS encoding YcnI family protein gives MKKALKMIPLAFVLLFAFAGMASAHVVVFPKEVQQGTYEKFTVRVPSEKETATTMVKVVVPEGVDISRVKAIPGWSYTFEKDASGKVKSITWKAEDKGIASTEFGEFDMQGKVSDNADQLIWKAYQTYADNSEVKWIGPEDSDKPASITVVSKATGEEADHHGAHSTAAVQSEENEDDASSLPLYLSIGALVIAVLAFIVSLMKKK, from the coding sequence ATGAAAAAAGCATTGAAAATGATTCCACTCGCATTCGTATTACTGTTTGCTTTTGCAGGCATGGCAAGCGCACACGTTGTGGTATTTCCAAAAGAAGTACAACAGGGAACTTATGAAAAATTCACGGTAAGAGTACCATCCGAAAAAGAAACGGCTACCACCATGGTGAAAGTCGTTGTACCTGAAGGAGTCGACATTTCCAGAGTAAAAGCAATTCCAGGATGGTCTTATACATTCGAAAAGGATGCAAGCGGCAAAGTAAAAAGCATCACATGGAAAGCTGAAGATAAAGGAATTGCCTCTACTGAATTCGGTGAATTCGATATGCAGGGAAAAGTAAGCGACAATGCCGATCAATTGATCTGGAAAGCCTACCAAACCTATGCAGATAACAGCGAAGTAAAATGGATCGGCCCGGAAGATTCCGATAAGCCTGCGTCCATCACGGTTGTGAGCAAAGCTACAGGTGAGGAAGCCGATCATCACGGCGCCCATTCAACAGCAGCTGTTCAGAGTGAGGAGAATGAGGATGACGCTTCATCCCTTCCTCTCTATCTTTCCATTGGGGCATTGGTGATTGCCGTCCTTGCCTTTATCGTTTCGTTGATGAAGAAAAAATAA
- a CDS encoding DsbA family oxidoreductase, whose product MKVEVWSDYACPFCYIGKRRFEGGLKQFAHSDGVDVEFKSFQLDPSAPRDNEHDMHTLLAKKYGMSVEQAKQMNAQMTQQAKEVGLDYHIDTLIPTNTFDAHRLTHYAKTQGKMEALKERLLKAYFTDSLHLGDHKTLVKLAVEAGLDEEGVRTVLQSDDFGVEVNQDQQIAAQIGVTGVPFYVFNQKYAVSGAQPSEVFLEVLNKVWEEEQEKLPLKVLTPENGGNEDPSGNCGDGSCSI is encoded by the coding sequence ATGAAAGTAGAAGTTTGGTCAGATTACGCATGTCCGTTTTGTTATATAGGGAAACGCAGGTTTGAAGGTGGATTGAAACAATTCGCCCATAGTGATGGGGTGGATGTAGAGTTTAAAAGCTTTCAATTGGACCCTTCTGCTCCTCGTGACAACGAGCACGATATGCATACATTGCTCGCGAAGAAATATGGAATGAGCGTCGAGCAGGCAAAGCAGATGAATGCACAGATGACCCAGCAGGCTAAAGAAGTGGGACTCGACTACCACATCGACACGCTGATTCCGACAAACACTTTCGATGCACACCGACTGACACACTATGCCAAGACGCAAGGAAAAATGGAGGCATTGAAAGAAAGACTCCTAAAAGCTTATTTCACTGACTCTCTCCATTTAGGGGATCATAAAACATTAGTGAAATTGGCCGTTGAGGCTGGACTCGATGAAGAAGGTGTACGTACCGTTCTGCAAAGCGATGATTTCGGAGTAGAAGTCAATCAGGATCAGCAAATCGCTGCCCAAATTGGAGTGACAGGCGTCCCGTTCTATGTGTTCAATCAAAAATATGCTGTCTCAGGTGCACAGCCAAGCGAAGTCTTCCTGGAAGTCCTGAATAAAGTGTGGGAGGAAGAACAGGAGAAGCTGCCGCTGAAGGTGCTGACTCCGGAAAACGGGGGCAATGAAGACCCTTCCGGAAACTGCGGAGACGGCAGCTGCAGCATTTAA